The Enterobacter asburiae genome window below encodes:
- a CDS encoding Na+/H+ antiporter translates to MEIFFTILIMTLVVSLSGVVTRVLPFQVPLPLMQIAIGALLAWPTFGLHVEFDPELFLVLFIPPLLFADGWKTPTREFLEHGREIFGLALALVVVTVVGIGFLIYWAVPGIPLIPAFALAAVLSPTDAVALSGIVGEGRIPKKIMGILQGEALMNDASGLVALKFAVAVAMGTMVFTVGGATLEFFKVAIGGILAGFVVSWLYGRSLRFLSRWGGDEPATQIVLLFLLPFASYLIAEHIGVSGILAAVAAGMTITRSGVMRRAPLAMRLRANSTWAMLEFVFNGMVFLLLGLQLPGIMESSLVAAEADPNVEVWMLFTDIVLIYLALMLVRFGWLWTMKRFSVRFLKKKPMEFGSWTTRELLIASFAGVRGAITLAGVLSIPLLLPTGDVFPARYELVFLAAGVILFSLFVGVIMLPILLQHIDAGDSTQQHKEERIARAATAEVAIVAIQKMEERLAADAEENIDNQLLTEVSSRVIGNLRRRADGRNDVESSLQEENLERRFRLAALRSERAELYHLRATRQISNETLQKLLHDLDLLEALLIENQ, encoded by the coding sequence ATGGAAATCTTCTTCACAATACTCATCATGACCCTTGTGGTCTCGCTATCCGGGGTGGTTACACGCGTACTGCCCTTTCAGGTCCCCCTGCCATTAATGCAAATTGCCATCGGCGCGCTGCTGGCGTGGCCGACGTTTGGCCTGCACGTGGAATTTGACCCCGAACTGTTCCTCGTGCTGTTTATCCCGCCGCTGCTGTTTGCCGATGGCTGGAAAACACCCACGCGCGAATTCCTTGAGCACGGGCGCGAGATCTTCGGCCTGGCGCTGGCGCTGGTGGTGGTCACCGTCGTCGGGATTGGTTTTCTGATCTACTGGGCGGTTCCGGGTATTCCATTAATACCGGCTTTTGCGCTGGCCGCCGTGCTGTCGCCAACCGATGCCGTGGCGCTGTCCGGCATTGTGGGTGAAGGCCGTATTCCGAAGAAAATCATGGGGATTTTACAAGGTGAGGCGCTAATGAACGACGCTTCCGGCCTGGTTGCCCTGAAGTTTGCCGTGGCCGTTGCGATGGGCACGATGGTCTTTACCGTCGGCGGCGCAACCCTGGAATTCTTCAAGGTAGCGATTGGCGGTATTCTCGCAGGTTTCGTGGTGAGCTGGCTTTACGGCCGCTCATTGCGCTTCCTCAGCCGCTGGGGCGGCGATGAGCCCGCTACGCAGATCGTACTGCTGTTCCTGCTGCCGTTTGCCTCTTATCTGATTGCCGAACATATCGGCGTGTCGGGCATTCTGGCAGCGGTGGCGGCAGGGATGACCATCACCCGCTCCGGCGTAATGCGCCGCGCGCCGCTGGCCATGCGCCTGCGTGCTAACAGCACCTGGGCCATGCTGGAATTTGTCTTTAACGGCATGGTGTTCCTGCTGTTGGGCCTGCAGCTGCCGGGCATTATGGAATCCTCGCTGGTGGCGGCCGAAGCCGACCCGAACGTTGAGGTCTGGATGCTGTTTACCGACATCGTGCTGATCTACCTGGCGCTGATGCTGGTGCGTTTCGGCTGGCTGTGGACGATGAAGAGATTCAGCGTGCGCTTCCTGAAGAAAAAGCCGATGGAGTTCGGCTCGTGGACAACGCGTGAGCTGCTGATCGCCTCTTTTGCGGGCGTACGCGGGGCGATCACTTTGGCTGGTGTGCTCTCCATTCCGCTGCTGCTGCCTACGGGCGACGTCTTCCCGGCGCGCTACGAGCTGGTCTTCCTGGCGGCGGGCGTGATTCTGTTCTCACTGTTTGTCGGCGTGATTATGCTGCCGATTTTACTCCAGCATATTGATGCCGGTGATTCGACCCAGCAGCATAAAGAAGAACGTATTGCCCGGGCGGCGACTGCCGAAGTGGCAATTGTCGCGATTCAGAAAATGGAAGAGCGTCTGGCCGCGGATGCGGAAGAGAACATCGACAATCAGCTGCTGACGGAAGTCAGTTCCCGCGTGATTGGTAACCTGCGCCGCCGCGCGGACGGGCGCAACGACGTGGAAAGCTCGCTGCAGGAGGAGAACCTGGAGCGCCGGTTCCGCCTGGCGGCGCTGCGCTCCGAGCGTGCCGAGCTGTACCATCTGCGCGCCACGCGACAGATCAGCAACGAAACGCTGCAAAAGCTGCTGCACGATCTGGACCTGCTGGAAGCGCTGTTGATAGAGAATCAATAG
- a CDS encoding glutathione S-transferase family protein: MLTVHHLNQSRSHRAIWALEELGLPYEIVHYQREKNMLAPEALKKVHPLGKSPVIEDNGLILAESGAILEYLQETYDAESRLKPLDPAHKVQYRFWLHYAEGSLMPLLLMKLVFNSLGKPPVPFGIRTLGKALGQGVQKAYLNRQLETHARFIESHLAENSWFAGDSLSMADIQMSFPIFALLARGGIANLPHIQAWKTKVENSPGWQRTLEQGGPLSIPGED; this comes from the coding sequence ATGCTCACGGTACACCACCTTAACCAGTCGCGCTCGCACCGCGCGATCTGGGCGCTGGAAGAACTCGGCCTGCCTTATGAGATCGTTCACTACCAGCGCGAAAAGAACATGCTGGCACCGGAGGCTCTCAAAAAGGTGCATCCGTTGGGCAAATCGCCGGTCATCGAAGATAACGGGCTGATTCTTGCGGAGTCTGGCGCCATCCTGGAGTACCTGCAGGAAACGTACGATGCCGAGTCGCGGCTTAAGCCTTTGGATCCTGCGCATAAGGTGCAATACCGCTTCTGGCTGCATTACGCCGAAGGCTCCCTGATGCCGCTGCTGTTAATGAAGCTGGTCTTCAACAGCCTCGGCAAGCCGCCGGTGCCGTTTGGTATCAGAACCCTGGGCAAAGCGCTGGGGCAGGGGGTGCAGAAAGCGTATCTCAACCGTCAGCTGGAGACCCATGCGCGCTTTATTGAGTCACATCTTGCCGAAAATAGCTGGTTTGCCGGGGATTCGCTCAGCATGGCCGATATCCAGATGAGCTTCCCGATCTTTGCGCTGCTGGCGCGCGGCGGTATCGCTAATCTGCCGCATATTCAGGCATGGAAGACAAAAGTTGAGAACAGCCCTGGCTGGCAAAGAACCCTGGAACAAGGGGGACCGTTATCTATTCCCGGTGAGGACTGA
- a CDS encoding AbrB/MazE/SpoVT family DNA-binding domain-containing protein, protein MIQTIIEKCGDSPVFKIPEAIMEKAGFSIGDAIDIEVKNGCIIIGPAELVKYSLENLIEGIYEVNLHNRVDFRLLIGKELL, encoded by the coding sequence ATGATCCAGACAATTATTGAGAAATGCGGAGATAGCCCGGTATTCAAAATACCAGAAGCAATTATGGAAAAAGCTGGCTTCAGTATCGGCGATGCTATTGATATTGAAGTCAAAAATGGCTGTATCATTATTGGCCCAGCGGAACTGGTTAAATATTCCCTTGAAAATCTTATTGAGGGAATTTATGAGGTTAATCTTCACAACAGAGTTGACTTCAGGCTGCTAATAGGCAAAGAGTTGCTCTGA
- a CDS encoding YjcB family protein, which yields MATITTSMVLLRWPLLSAVLMFLASTLNIQFRKSDYAGLAVISTLLGLGAACWFATGLLGITLLDIAAVWENIKVVMVEAMSHTPPDWPMVIT from the coding sequence ATGGCAACCATTACTACCAGCATGGTTCTCCTGCGCTGGCCTTTGTTGAGTGCGGTACTGATGTTTTTAGCCAGCACGCTGAATATTCAGTTTCGTAAATCTGACTATGCGGGTCTTGCTGTCATCAGCACCCTCCTGGGGCTGGGTGCGGCCTGCTGGTTTGCAACGGGTCTGCTTGGCATCACCCTGCTGGATATCGCCGCCGTCTGGGAAAATATTAAAGTGGTGATGGTTGAGGCGATGAGCCACACGCCGCCAGACTGGCCGATGGTGATTACCTGA
- the soxS gene encoding superoxide response transcriptional regulator SoxS — translation MSHQQIIQTLIEWIDEHIDQPLNIDVVAKKSGYSKWYLQRMFRTVMHQTLGEYIRQRRLLLAAQALRSTQRPIFDIAMDLGYVSQQTFSRVFRREFDRTPSDYRHQLN, via the coding sequence ATGTCGCATCAGCAGATTATTCAGACGCTTATTGAATGGATTGATGAACATATCGACCAACCGTTGAACATTGATGTGGTCGCTAAAAAGTCGGGCTATTCGAAATGGTATTTACAGAGAATGTTCCGCACGGTCATGCATCAAACGCTGGGCGAGTACATTCGCCAGCGCAGGCTGCTGCTGGCGGCGCAGGCGCTACGCTCAACGCAGCGGCCCATTTTTGATATCGCGATGGACCTTGGCTATGTGTCGCAACAAACCTTTTCCCGCGTGTTTCGCCGCGAGTTTGACCGCACGCCGAGCGACTATCGCCACCAGTTGAATTAA
- the ghxP gene encoding guanine/hypoxanthine transporter GhxP codes for MSTPSARTGGSLDAMFKISARGSTVRQEIVAGLTTFLAMVYSVIVVPGMLGKAGFPPAAVFVATCLVAGVGSIVMGLWANLPLAIGCAISLTAFTAFSLVLGQHISVPVALGAVFLMGVLFTVISATGIRSWILRNLPQGVAHGTGIGIGLFLLLIAANGVGLVIKNPLDGLPVALGHFASFPVIMSLIGLAVIIGLEKLKVPGGILLTIIGVSVVGLIFDPTVHFSGIFAMPSLSDDKGNSLIGSLDIVGALNPVILPSVLALVMTAVFDATGTIRAVAGQANLLDKDGQIIDGGKALTTDSLSSVFSGLVGAAPAAVYIESAAGTAAGGKTGLTAITVGVLFMLILFLSPLSYLVPAYATAPALMYVGLLMLSNVAKIDFADFVDAMSGLITAVFIVLTCNIVTGIMIGFASLVIGRLVSGEWRKLNVGTVIIAVALVAFYAGGWAI; via the coding sequence ATGTCTACGCCATCTGCGCGTACTGGCGGTTCACTTGACGCCATGTTTAAAATTTCGGCTCGCGGCAGCACCGTGCGCCAGGAGATTGTTGCCGGTTTGACAACGTTTCTGGCGATGGTTTATTCCGTCATCGTTGTGCCGGGCATGCTGGGCAAAGCAGGCTTCCCGCCAGCGGCCGTCTTTGTGGCGACCTGCCTCGTGGCCGGCGTGGGCTCCATCGTGATGGGCCTGTGGGCGAACCTGCCGCTGGCAATTGGTTGCGCCATCTCTCTGACCGCGTTTACCGCGTTCAGCCTGGTGCTGGGTCAGCACATCAGCGTACCGGTTGCGCTGGGTGCCGTGTTCCTGATGGGTGTGCTGTTTACCGTGATTTCGGCGACCGGCATCCGTAGCTGGATCTTGCGCAACCTGCCGCAGGGCGTGGCGCACGGTACCGGTATCGGCATCGGCCTGTTCCTGCTGCTGATCGCCGCCAACGGCGTTGGTCTGGTCATCAAGAACCCGCTGGACGGTCTGCCGGTAGCGCTGGGCCACTTCGCCAGCTTCCCGGTGATTATGTCGCTGATCGGTCTGGCGGTGATTATCGGTCTGGAAAAACTGAAGGTCCCGGGCGGTATTCTGCTGACCATTATCGGTGTTTCCGTTGTCGGCCTGATTTTCGATCCAACCGTGCACTTCTCCGGTATCTTCGCCATGCCGTCGCTGAGCGATGACAAAGGCAACTCCCTGATTGGCAGCCTGGATATCGTTGGCGCGCTGAACCCGGTGATCCTGCCAAGCGTGCTGGCGCTGGTGATGACCGCCGTGTTTGACGCGACAGGTACCATTCGTGCGGTGGCCGGTCAGGCGAACCTGCTGGATAAAGACGGTCAGATTATTGATGGCGGCAAAGCGCTGACCACTGACTCCCTGAGCAGCGTCTTCTCTGGCCTGGTGGGCGCGGCGCCTGCGGCGGTGTACATCGAATCCGCAGCGGGTACGGCGGCAGGCGGTAAAACCGGCCTGACGGCGATCACCGTCGGCGTGCTGTTCATGCTGATCCTGTTCCTCTCTCCGCTCTCCTATCTGGTTCCGGCGTATGCGACCGCGCCAGCGCTGATGTACGTTGGCCTGCTGATGCTGAGCAACGTCGCGAAAATCGACTTTGCGGATTTCGTTGACGCGATGTCTGGCCTGATTACCGCGGTCTTCATCGTGCTGACCTGTAACATTGTGACCGGCATTATGATCGGCTTCGCGTCGCTGGTGATTGGTCGTCTGGTTTCCGGTGAATGGCGCAAGCTGAACGTTGGCACCGTGATTATCGCCGTTGCGCTGGTGGCATTCTACGCGGGCGGCTGGGCAATCTAA
- the soxR gene encoding redox-sensitive transcriptional activator SoxR, which produces MEKRLPRIKALLTPGEVAKRSGVAVSALHFYESKGLIKSIRNGGNQRRYTRDVLRYVAIIKIAQRIGIPLATIGEAFGVLPEGHTLSPKEWKELSSQWREELDRRIHTLVVLRDELDGCIGCGCLSRSDCPLRNPGDRLGEQGTGARLLEED; this is translated from the coding sequence ATGGAAAAGAGATTGCCGCGAATTAAAGCGCTTTTAACTCCCGGTGAAGTGGCGAAGCGAAGCGGCGTTGCGGTATCGGCGCTCCACTTCTATGAAAGCAAAGGGTTAATTAAAAGCATCCGCAACGGCGGCAACCAGCGCCGCTATACCCGAGACGTGCTCCGCTACGTGGCGATTATCAAAATTGCGCAACGAATCGGAATTCCCCTGGCCACGATCGGCGAGGCGTTTGGCGTGCTGCCGGAAGGGCATACGCTGAGCCCGAAAGAGTGGAAAGAGCTGTCGTCCCAGTGGCGTGAAGAGCTGGACCGGCGTATTCATACGCTGGTCGTCCTGCGTGATGAGCTGGACGGTTGTATCGGCTGCGGCTGCCTGTCGCGTAGCGATTGTCCATTGCGTAACCCTGGCGACAGGCTGGGCGAGCAGGGGACGGGGGCGCGGCTGCTGGAAGAGGATTGA
- a CDS encoding EAL domain-containing protein, producing MNRSARRKMLRVVGIIMVVMLPVMLALWFAQLRAVSETSAQLRTFAELALDKTELVIQQVELARDEAVKYQGELCTPGHRQYMLNVVRGRLFVADLIYAEGQNFLCSTVFTPDHPYAIPVANYTRKPDVAIYYYRDTPFYTGYKMTYMQRGNYVVVVNPLSYSEVMSADHSLSWGVYDTVTNAFFSVSQKANVSLLNSMIRDKESVFQKDNRFYTIVTSPKRPIAAIVSTSNKRFYETLYHQATLTLPLGMICSIIILLVWSRTHRELNSPGRLLHRALNKRQLCVHYQPIIDIKNNQCVGAEALLRWPGFNGQVMSPAEFIPLAENEGMSERITDYVVEEVFNDLGHFLAEHPHLYISINLSATDFHSSRLIAMISDKARHYAVRAQQIKIEVTERGFIDVPKTTPVIQAFRQAGYEVAIDDFGTGYSNLHNLYSLNVDILKIDKSFIDTLTTNSTSHLIAEHIIEMAQSLRLKTIAEGVETAEQVSWLLKRGVQFCQGWHFAKAMPPQEFMTWQQQPLH from the coding sequence ATGAATCGTAGCGCGCGGCGCAAAATGCTCAGGGTGGTAGGGATCATCATGGTAGTTATGCTGCCGGTGATGCTTGCGCTATGGTTTGCCCAGCTACGAGCCGTTTCTGAAACAAGCGCCCAGCTACGCACATTTGCTGAACTGGCTTTAGACAAAACAGAGCTGGTTATTCAACAGGTTGAGCTGGCCAGGGACGAGGCTGTAAAATATCAGGGTGAGCTTTGCACGCCGGGACACCGTCAATATATGCTGAACGTTGTTCGTGGCCGCCTGTTTGTCGCCGATTTAATTTACGCTGAAGGTCAGAATTTTCTTTGTTCGACCGTTTTTACACCGGATCACCCCTACGCCATTCCTGTCGCTAATTACACGCGTAAACCTGACGTCGCTATCTATTATTATCGCGATACCCCATTTTATACTGGCTATAAAATGACATATATGCAGCGCGGAAATTATGTGGTGGTCGTCAATCCGCTTTCATACAGCGAAGTCATGTCCGCGGATCATTCTCTCTCCTGGGGTGTGTACGACACGGTAACCAATGCTTTCTTTTCCGTCAGCCAGAAAGCCAATGTTTCTTTATTAAATTCGATGATTCGGGATAAGGAATCGGTATTTCAAAAAGATAACCGCTTTTATACGATCGTAACATCTCCCAAAAGACCGATTGCGGCCATTGTCTCGACATCAAATAAACGCTTTTATGAAACGCTTTATCACCAGGCGACGTTGACGCTACCGCTGGGCATGATCTGCAGCATTATTATTTTGCTGGTATGGTCGCGTACCCATCGTGAGCTCAATTCACCGGGGCGCTTATTGCACCGGGCGCTGAACAAACGACAGCTTTGCGTTCACTATCAGCCGATTATTGATATTAAGAATAACCAGTGTGTGGGCGCGGAGGCGCTGTTACGCTGGCCTGGCTTTAACGGCCAGGTGATGAGCCCGGCAGAGTTTATTCCGCTGGCGGAAAATGAGGGGATGAGCGAGCGGATTACGGACTATGTCGTTGAGGAGGTGTTCAACGATCTGGGTCATTTCCTGGCCGAGCATCCGCATCTCTATATTTCGATTAACCTGTCGGCCACGGATTTCCACTCCTCGCGGCTGATCGCCATGATTTCCGACAAGGCCCGCCACTACGCCGTCCGTGCCCAGCAAATCAAAATAGAAGTGACGGAACGCGGTTTTATCGATGTGCCAAAAACCACCCCGGTGATTCAGGCTTTCCGTCAGGCGGGTTATGAAGTCGCGATCGATGATTTCGGTACCGGCTACTCGAACCTGCACAACCTCTACTCGCTGAACGTGGATATTCTGAAAATCGATAAATCGTTTATCGATACCTTAACGACCAACAGTACCAGCCACCTGATCGCCGAGCATATTATCGAGATGGCGCAAAGCCTGCGGCTGAAAACCATTGCGGAAGGGGTAGAGACGGCAGAGCAGGTAAGCTGGCTGTTGAAGCGCGGCGTCCAGTTTTGTCAGGGATGGCACTTCGCGAAAGCGATGCCGCCCCAGGAATTTATGACCTGGCAGCAGCAGCCTTTGCACTGA